The Phoenix dactylifera cultivar Barhee BC4 chromosome 17, palm_55x_up_171113_PBpolish2nd_filt_p, whole genome shotgun sequence genome contains a region encoding:
- the LOC113461045 gene encoding uncharacterized protein LOC113461045 has product MTTCSGTSYSHEMSTNPNQQVLDAIAALETRLGARIIDLETRLNTRLTMAENSITNLQVTHNDGESELGEFEPPRPRGLGPQHQRDYLRARETPDEHVMRSIKIDAPSYDGRLDPKVFIDWLADMDHYFEWYSLSEDRRVRFAKMKLTGPAKLHWNTIENMLARARQPPVVQWDEMKEKLKEKYLPTSYKSRLLDQWQRLIQGNKPASKYIARFDEFFMRCDARESVELTLSRFRSRLRDDLQKELILREVNSLEHAYQLVQDIERYTNKTTFRRFDLKETNYKFTHGSQTNTWSKPNIRNQATESPKINDQKNKGILSEPPKISRDQCYRCFGFGHRASQCPTKKTLVIEEDRNDEENELVHEPEIDPEESDEGEESGSLEGSTPLGVVRCVLIQPKQEDDDWRRRSIFHTYIKCGEYSCKVIIDSGSSVNVVSTRTVKKLQLKTVPHPNPYNVSWVDKTAIPVTERCLVQINFSEYNDKVWCDVIPMDVGHIILGRPWLYDLDVTIYGKSNSCSFVHQGKKIRLNPLPPRPSIAGKKDVKVEKRLHIISPKEFEKAAAQESIIIVLVSKEVVPDFQVDFPKEVRQVLEEFKDLFSEDLPDELPPMRDIQHAIDLVPGATLPNLPHYRLNPIEHAELKRQVDELFQKRFIRESLSPCAVPVLLTPKKDGT; this is encoded by the coding sequence ATGACAACTTGCAGCGGTACATCTTACTCACATGAGATGTCGACCAACCCAAACCAACAGGTGTTAGATGCCATAGCAGCATTAGAAACCAGATTAGGGGCAAGAATCATTGACCTTGAAACTAGGCTGAACACTCGCTTGACTATGGCTGAAAATTCAATCACCAACCTCCAAGTTACTCACAATGATGGAGAGTCtgaacttggtgagtttgaaCCGCCCCGCCCCAGAGGCCTTGGGCCACAACACCAAAGGGACTATCTAAGAGCACGTGAGACACCAGATGAGCATGTAATGCGCAGTATTAAGATCGATGCACCAAGTTATGATGGTCGTCTTGACCCAAAAGTCTTCATTGACTGGCTCGCTGATATGGACCATTACTTTGAATGGTATAGCCTGTCTGAAGATCGCAGAGTTCGTTTTGCAAAAATGAAGCTCACTGGTCCCGCAAAGTTGCATTGGAACACAATAGAAAATATGCTTGCTAGAGCTAGACAACCCCCTGTGGTACAATGGGATGAGATGAAGgagaagttaaaagaaaaatatctccCAACATCCTATAAGAGTCGTCTGTTAGATCAGTGGCAACGACTGATTCAAGGAAACAAACCTGCGTCTAAGTACATCGCTCGCTTTGATGAGTTCTTCATGCGATGTGATGCACGTGAGAGCGTGGAGTTGACCCTTTCTAGGTTTAGGTCCAGATTGCGAGATGATCTACAAAAAGAGCTTATTCTACGCGAGGTCAATTCATTAGAACATGCCTATCAACTTGTCCAAGACATTGAGCGTTATActaataagacaacctttaggcGATTCGATCTTAAGGAGACCAATTATAAGTTCACCCACGGTAGTCAAACTAATACTTGGAGTAAGCCTAATATTAGAAATCAAGCGACCGAGTCCCcaaaaattaatgatcaaaagAATAAGGGAATTTTAAGTGAACCACCCAAAATTTCTCGAGATCAGTGTTACAGATGTTTTGGTTTTGGGCATAGAGCTAGTCAATGTCCTACTAAGAAAACACTGGTCATCGAAGAAGATAGAAATGATGAAGAGAATGAGTTGGTCCATGAACCAGAGATAGACCCTGAAGAGTCAGATGAAGGTGAGGAATCCGGCTCACTTGAGGGTTCCACTCCTTTAGGCGTAGTTAGGTGTGTCCTTATACAACCTAAGCAAGAAGATGATGACTGGAGACGTCGATCCATATTTCACACTTATATCAAATGTGGCGAATATAGCTGTAAGGTTATCATCGACAGTGGGAGTAGTGTCAATGTTGTATCCACAAGAACTGTCAAGAAGCTACAGTTAAAGACAGTGCCTCATCCTAACCCTTATAATGTGTCTTGGGTGGATAAAACTGCTATACCAGTCACTGAGCGTTGTCTAGTCCAAATCAACTTTTCTGAATATAATGATAAGGTCTGGTGTGATGTTATTCCAATGGACGTTGGACACATCATCCTTGGTAGACCGTGGCTTTATGATTTGGATGTGACCATTTATGGCAAATCCAATTCCTGTTCTTTTGTTCACCAAGGAAAGAAAATTCGACTAAACCCTTTACCTCCTAGACCTTCTATTGCTGGAAAGAAGGATGTGAAGGTTGAAAAGCGCCTTCACATCATTAGTCCTAAGGAATTTGAGAAAGCAGCAGCCCAAGAATCCATAATCATTGTGTTAGTGTCCAAAGAAGTTGTTCCTGATTTTCAAGTAGATTTTCCAAAGGAAGTTCGTCAAGTTCTGGAAGAATTTAAGGATCTCTTTTCTGAGGACCTTCCTGATGAGCTTCCTCCTATGCGTGACATTCAGCACGCCATAGACTTGGTTCCAGGGGCGACTCTCCCGAACTTGCCTCATTATAGACTCAATCCGATTGAACATGCTGAATTGAAACGGCAAGTTGATGAACTATTCCAAAAAAGGTTCATCCGAGAAAGTCTTAGCCCGTGTGCGGTGCCTGTGCTTCTAACGCCCAAAAAAGACGGCACTTAG
- the LOC103723748 gene encoding uncharacterized protein LOC103723748: MAAETEAAAAPPEDREAEALRMKSLAEEKLRSSSLKSALKYAKRAARLRPDLDGVSQMVTALKILRADPSDHYKVLRIPPFSLPSSIRRQYKTLALALHPDKSSSSVPSASAATSEAFKRVADSFRFLSDRGRKRDFDLSLRLAKEKEASAAAEGPVETFWTACTTCRLLHEFDRRYVGYRLICPGCRKSFLAVEVPPSVDDDDGGKLENNGGGGGSGGAMVRVTRSRSNTRPRIPRFPPLAGDDKRKAEVSRVSTSPVSKKLSQRPEKTLAEMQKELAKGKVKEKKKEKGKEEEEKEKEEGKEKKAMVPMKHKDDELISMAVEDSDFYDFDKDRTEKSFRKGQIWAIYDDDDGMPRHYGLIEEVFSSNPFRVKMSWLDIQNHGDESLVLWEKSGFHISCGRFKVGRKVDIDSVNFFSHLVECERAARDVYRIYPKKGSAWALYGERTLGGDEGRYYDIVVFLTSYSEMHGLSMAYLEKVEGYKTIFKRQAIGCHAVKWIEKDDVRLFSHQIPARKLLDTEGLNLPRECWELDPASLPPELLNICWDG; encoded by the coding sequence aTGGCCGCGGAGACCGAGGCGGCGGCGGCACCGCCGGAGGACCGGGAGGCTGAGGCCCTCCGTATGAAATCCCTAGCGGAGGAGAAGCTCCGGTCGTCATCCCTTAAATCCGCCCTCAAGTACGCGAAGCGCGCGGCCCGTCTCCGCCCTGACCTCGATGGCGTCTCTCAGATGGTCACCGCCCTCAAGATCCTCCGCGCCGACCCCTCCGACCACTACAAGGTCCTCCGCATCCCCCCCTTCTCCCTGCCCTCCTCCATCCGACGCCAGTACAAGACCCTCGCCCTCGCCCTCCACCCCGACAAGTCCTCCTCCTCTGTCCCCTCCGCCTCTGCCGCCACCTCCGAGGCCTTCAAGCGCGTCGCCGACTCCTTCCGCTTCCTCTCCGACCGCGGCCGCAAGCGCGACTTCGACCTCTCCCTCCGCCTCGCCAAAGAGAAGGAGGCCTCCGCAGCAGCGGAGGGGCCGGTGGAGACATTCTGGACCGCCTGCACCACTTGCCGCCTTCTCCACGAGTTTGACCGCCGGTACGTCGGGTACCGCCTCATTTGCCCTGGCTGCCGCAAGAGCTTCCTCGCCGTCGAGGTCCCCCCCTCCGTCGACGACGACGACGGCGGCAAGCTCGAGAACAACGGAGGTGGCGGCGGCAGCGGTGGCGCGATGGTTAGGGTTACTCGGTCCAGGTCCAATACTAGGCCTAGGATTCCCCGGTTCCCCCCCCTGGCGGGAGATGACAAGAGGAAAGCTGAAGTTTCTAGGGTTTCTACTTCCCCGGTGTCCAAGAAACTCTCGCAGAGGCCGGAGAAGACACTGGCCGAGATGCAGAAGGAGCTTGCAAAGGGGAaggtgaaggagaagaagaaagaaaaggggaaggaggaggaggagaaggagaaggaggagggtaAAGAGAAGAAAGCTATGGTGCCTATGAAGCATAAAGATGACGAGTTGATCTCGATGGCAGTGGAGGACTCCGATTTCTATGATTTCGACAAGGATAGGACTGAGAAGAGTTTCAGGAAAGGGCAGATTTGGGCTAtctatgatgatgatgatgggatGCCTCGGCATTATGGTCTGATAGAAGAGGTGTTCTCTTCGAATCCATTCAGAGTGAAGATGAGTTGGTTGGACATCCAGAATCATGGGGATGAGTCCCTGGTGCTGTGGGAGAAGTCAGGATTCCACATATCCTGCGGGCGGTTCAAGGTCGGGAGGAAGGTTGACATTGATTCGGTGAACTTCTTCTCCCATTTAGTTGAATGCGAGAGGGCAGCGAGGGATGTCTATAGGATTTACCCTAAGAAAGGTTCGGCTTGGGCGCTGTACGGTGAAAGGACTTTGGGGGGTGATGAGGGGAGGTACTATGATATAGTCGTGTTCCTTACCAGCTATAGTGAGATGCATGGTTTGAGCATGGCTTATCTTGagaaggtagaagggtacaagACCATATTTAAGAGGCAGGCAATTGGTTGTCATGCTGTCAAGTGGATTGAGAAAGATGATGTTAGGCTGTTCTCGCATCAAATTCCAGCCCGGAAGCTTTTGGATACAGAGGGACTGAATCTGCCAAGAGAGTGTTGGGAGCTCGATCCTGCCTCACTTCCTCCAGAGTTGCTTAACATTTGTTGGGATGGATAA
- the LOC103723747 gene encoding aspartate-semialdehyde dehydrogenase-like, whose protein sequence is MQATAAAHRHHLYSPFTAPSFSHHLSQTTRIGSRRRRRSPAPFGVRMSLRDDGPALAVVGVTGAVGQEFLRVLSDRDFPYRSIRMLASHRSAGRLIPFEGRDYVVEELRPESFDGVDIALFSAGGSISKEMGPAAVERGAIVVDNSSAFRMDPEVPLVIPEVNPDAMAHIRLNGRSNGALIANPNCSTIICLMAATPLHRHAKVMRMVVSTYQAASGAGAAAMEELELQTREVLDGKQPTCKIFKKQYAFNLFSHNAPVLSNGYNEEEMKMVKETRKIWNDMDVKVTATCIRVPVMRAHAESMNLQFENPLDEDTARQILNGAPGVVVIDDRTSNDFPTPLEVSNKDDVAVGRIRQDLSQDGNLGLDIFVCGDQIRKGAALNAIQIAEKLLQ, encoded by the exons atgCAGGCAACGGCGGCCGCTCACCGTCACCACCTCTACTCTCCGTTCACCGCCCCCTCCTTCTCGCACCATCTCTCACAAACCACGCGAATCGGAAGCCGGCGCCGCCGCCGATCGCCGGCGCCGTTCGGCGTCCGGATGAGCCTCCGTGACGACGGCCCCGCCCTCGCGGTGGTCGGCGTCACCGGCGCCGTTGGCCAGGAGTTCCTCCGCGTCCTCTCCGACCGCGACTTCCCCTACCGCAGCATCCGCATGCTCGCCAGCCACCGCTCCGCCGGCCGCCTCATCCCCTTCGAGGGCCGTGACTACGTCGTGGAGGAGCTCCGCCCTGAGAGCTTCGATGGCGTCGACATCGCCCTCTTCAGCGCCGGCGGCTCCATCTCGAAGGAGATGGGCCCGGCCGCCGTCGAGCGGGGCGCCATTGTGGTCGACAACAGCTCGGCCTTTCGGATGGACCCGGAGGTCCCGCTCGTCATCCCGGAGGTGAACCCCGACGCCATGGCGCACATCAGGCTCAATGGGAGGTCGAACGGGGCCCTCATCGCCAACCCCAATTGCTCCACCATCATCTGTTTGATGGCCGCTACGCCTCTCCATCGTCACGCCAAG GTGATGAGAATGGTCGTCAGCACCTATCAAGCAGCCAGTGGTGCAGGTGCTGCAGCAATGGAAGAGCTTGAACTGCAGACTCGTGAG GTGTTAGATGGAAAGCAACCCACCTGTAAAATCTTTAAAAAACag TATGCATTTAATCTGTTCTCTCATAATGCACCAGTTCTCTCAAATGGGTATAATGAAGAGGAAATGAAAATGGTGAAGGAAACAAGAAAAATCTGG AATGATATGGATGTCAAAGTGACTGCGACTTGCATACGAGTTCCTGTAATGCGTGCACATGCTGAAAGCATGAATCTCcaatttgaaaatccacttgatGAG GACACTGCAAGGCAAATTCTTAATGGAGCTCCTGGCGTGGTGGTAATTGATGACCGGACATCCAATGACTTCCCTACACCCTTGGAG GTATCAAACAAAGATGATGTTGCAGTAGGACGGATTCGTCAAGATTTATCTCAAGATGGCAACCTTGG GTTGGACATATTTGTCTGTGGGGATCAGATCCGTAAAGGAGCTGCGCTAAATGCCATCCAGATCGCTGAAAAGTTGCTTCAGTAG